Proteins from a genomic interval of Bacteroidota bacterium:
- a CDS encoding Bor family protein codes for MHRASSLMLVLLVFLTASGCYTMQYVIPPERDPAEYEIVRSFQYQRKAHFLVFGLVPIGPPQAETIIRDEVRRYNGVAATNIMIMSQLSVVDWLISAITGGLYFPWTYEVRGDVVRFRAAAPQRRDDDAASAGPELIGPVRYTVPKR; via the coding sequence ATGCATCGCGCGTCTTCTCTCATGCTAGTGCTTCTTGTGTTCCTTACCGCCAGCGGCTGCTACACCATGCAATACGTCATCCCGCCGGAACGCGACCCAGCCGAGTACGAAATTGTGCGCTCGTTTCAGTATCAGCGCAAAGCGCACTTTTTAGTCTTTGGGCTAGTCCCCATCGGCCCGCCGCAAGCAGAGACCATCATCCGGGATGAAGTGCGCCGCTACAACGGCGTAGCCGCGACCAATATCATGATTATGTCTCAGCTTTCGGTTGTGGACTGGTTGATCAGCGCCATAACAGGGGGCTTGTACTTTCCCTGGACCTATGAGGTCCGCGGAGACGTGGTGCGCTTTCGGGCTGCTGCGCCTCAGCGCCGAGACGACGATGCGGCCTCAGCCGGGCCTGAACTCATCGGACCGGTGCGCTATACGGTGCCTAAGCGCTAA